A region of the Candidatus Cloacimonadota bacterium genome:
ATCGCTGTGCTTTCCCAAAAGCGGGATCACATCCTCCGCTTTGGTCTTTACGGGGCTTAAGTGCCAAAACACCTCTCCTTCAAATTCTGCTGCAGCATGTTCCCGCATGGATTCATATTTGTCTTTCAGACTTTGCCCTGGCTCTTCGCTTACAAATACGCCCACAGAGCCCAAAGGCACTCCTTGAGAAGCATGTTCCGGCCTCCGCAGCAGGTTTAGTTCCTTAAATCCGTCCCGGAGCTGATATCCGCCAATGCGTTCTCCCACATGCACATGAAAATCGTGATAAACCTGCTCATGCGTCAAATTTCACCGCCTGAATATCCTTTAGTCCATGCCCGGTAAGCATCAGTACCACACTTGATTTATCTGCGATCTTTCCCTGTTCTCTACAGCTGAAGTATGCCGCCAGTGTCGCTGCAGAAGAAGGCTCACAGAAAATCCCGCTACGTTCTGCCAACATCATTTGTGCTGCCAGAATCTCCTCATCGGATACCCTTACTCCAAACCCACTGCTATTATGGAGTGCTTTGACGGCTAAGTGAGCTGCTGACGGAGTTTTTACCGAGATTGAATCTGCTATAGTGCTGGGTTGATGAGCATCAGCATATACACCACTTTCCCAATATGAGCAGATGGCGTCCGAGCTCTCTGCCTGAGCCGCCACCAATGCAGGCTGTTTACTGATCAGACCAGCTTTGTGAAGGTCGTAAAATGCCTTTGCCATTCCGGAGAGAATCACGCCATCTCCGGTGGGCACAAAGATATAATCCGGCAGAGTCTCCATCTGTACAAAGAGTTCCAACCCCGCACTCTTCTTTCCTTCTATGGTAAAGGGATGGTAGGCAGTGTTGCGGTTCAGACAATCGTGTTCTTTCCCGTAATTTAAGGCCGCTACAAAGGCATCGTCGTAGCTGCCCTCCACCAGATTCAACTTCGCCCCATGTACTTTGATCTGAACCAGCTTTGCTTGCGGTGCAGCCGCTGGAGCAAAGATCACTGCTTTGAGACCTGCAGCTGCGCAGATAGCTGCCAAAGACGACGCTGCATTCCCCGTGGATGCAGTCACAATCTCTCTGATTCCCAGTCGTTTGGCTTCGGCCACCACCAAGTGTGAAGCACGGTCTTTGAACGATCCCGAAGGGTTGAGACCGTCAAATTTCAGATACAGCGCTTCTCCCGCCAGGCTCTGACTGCAGACCAGGGGCGTCCTGCCCACTGGCAGATTGGGAAAATACTCTTTATCCAGAGGACAGAGTATCTCACAGATATCATCCATACGCTTCGCTTCATGCGCATCCGGGAAAGCGATGGTAAATTCTGCCCAAGCCCTGGCTACTGCGTCATAATCGTACACGCATTCCAGAATTCCGGGTAAGGGCATGCCGGCCTTGTAATCCTTGGCGCAATCAGGGCACAGATAGATGAGATCATCTGGAGGATATTCTCTTCCACATTCTGTACATCGATAATTTGTGAAGTATGTCATTGTTTCAATTGATAGATCAATGCCGCGTAGAAAGCAGCCGCTTCATTTAGGTGTTCGATGGGAGTGGCCTCATTAGGCGCATGGGCATACACTTCATTTCCGGGTCCCAAGCCGATGCAGGGGATCTTGTGCATGCCAGCGATTGCGACACCGTTGGTAGAAAAAGTCCATTTATCGATCTTAGCGCTGCGGTAAAGGGTCTGTTCGTAAGCT
Encoded here:
- a CDS encoding pyridoxal-phosphate dependent enzyme, which translates into the protein MTYFTNYRCTECGREYPPDDLIYLCPDCAKDYKAGMPLPGILECVYDYDAVARAWAEFTIAFPDAHEAKRMDDICEILCPLDKEYFPNLPVGRTPLVCSQSLAGEALYLKFDGLNPSGSFKDRASHLVVAEAKRLGIREIVTASTGNAASSLAAICAAAGLKAVIFAPAAAPQAKLVQIKVHGAKLNLVEGSYDDAFVAALNYGKEHDCLNRNTAYHPFTIEGKKSAGLELFVQMETLPDYIFVPTGDGVILSGMAKAFYDLHKAGLISKQPALVAAQAESSDAICSYWESGVYADAHQPSTIADSISVKTPSAAHLAVKALHNSSGFGVRVSDEEILAAQMMLAERSGIFCEPSSAATLAAYFSCREQGKIADKSSVVLMLTGHGLKDIQAVKFDA